One window from the genome of Nocardioides panaciterrulae encodes:
- a CDS encoding SPFH domain-containing protein → MTALLIIVALLLLFVIVLLAKTVRIVPQARAGIVERFGKYKQTLPAGLNVVVPFVDKVHYLIDLREQVVSFPPQPVITEDNLVVSIDTVIYFQVTDPIAATYEIANYIQAIEQLTMTTLRNIVGGMDLEETLTSRDQINSGLRGVLDEATGKWGIRVNRVELKGIDPPPSIKDSMEKQMRADREKRAVILTAEGQRQAAILTAEGAKQSSILTAEGARESQILRAQADRESSILRAQGEGQAIQTVFQAIHDGRPDQSLLAYQYLQMMPKIAEGDANKVWIVPSEIGKALEGLGSTMNSLQGIPQETSGPAKRVDMGPTEPQLPGRDSEMSATDEAVRAAIAEAESAAEGRSRRPAVEDPGLPTPGDTTDDGEAPAAP, encoded by the coding sequence ATGACGGCCCTGCTGATCATCGTGGCGCTGCTGCTGCTGTTCGTCATCGTGCTGCTCGCCAAGACCGTGCGGATCGTGCCGCAGGCCCGGGCCGGCATCGTCGAGAGGTTCGGCAAGTACAAGCAGACCCTGCCCGCCGGACTCAACGTCGTGGTGCCGTTCGTGGACAAGGTGCACTACCTGATCGACCTGCGCGAGCAGGTGGTCAGCTTCCCGCCGCAGCCGGTGATCACCGAGGACAACCTGGTGGTCTCGATCGACACCGTCATCTACTTCCAGGTGACCGACCCGATCGCCGCGACCTACGAGATCGCCAACTACATCCAGGCCATCGAGCAGCTGACGATGACCACGCTGCGCAACATCGTCGGCGGCATGGACCTCGAGGAGACGCTGACCAGCCGCGACCAGATCAACTCCGGCCTGCGCGGCGTCCTGGACGAGGCGACCGGCAAGTGGGGCATCCGGGTCAACCGGGTGGAGCTCAAGGGCATCGACCCGCCGCCGTCGATCAAGGACTCGATGGAGAAGCAGATGCGCGCGGACCGCGAGAAGCGCGCGGTCATCCTCACCGCCGAGGGACAGCGGCAGGCCGCGATCCTGACCGCCGAGGGTGCCAAGCAGTCCTCGATCCTCACCGCCGAGGGTGCCCGCGAGTCGCAGATCCTGCGTGCGCAGGCCGACCGGGAGTCCTCGATCCTACGGGCCCAGGGTGAGGGCCAGGCGATCCAGACGGTGTTCCAGGCGATCCACGACGGGCGCCCGGACCAGTCGCTGCTGGCCTACCAGTACCTGCAGATGATGCCGAAGATCGCCGAGGGCGACGCCAACAAGGTCTGGATCGTCCCCTCCGAGATCGGCAAGGCGCTGGAGGGGCTTGGCTCGACCATGAACAGCCTGCAGGGCATCCCGCAGGAGACCTCGGGGCCCGCCAAGCGGGTGGACATGGGGCCGACCGAGCCTCAGCTGCCGGGGCGCGACAGCGAGATGAGCGCCACCGACGAGGCGGTCCGGGCGGCGATCGCGGAGGCCGAGAGCGCCGCGGAGGGACGCAGCCGGCGGCCCGCCGTCGAGGACCCGGGCCTCCCGACGCCCGGGGACACGACGGATGACGGGGAGGCACCGGCCGCACCGTGA
- a CDS encoding TSUP family transporter, which produces MTPYQDAAVLLAGLAAGAINTLVGSGTLITFPTLLAFGIPPVTANVSNTVGLVPGSVSGAIGYRRELDGQRGRVLRLVVASLLGGLAGGLLLLGFPGAFGAIVPALILLGLVLVVFQPRISAWVARRHEAHGGLPHHGAWWVWPAVALTGVYGGYFGAAQGVLLMAVLGIGVEESMQRLNAVKNVLAAIVNGVAGLLFVLVAHVDWQVVVLIGVGSVIGGQIGATVGRRLPASVLRGFIVVVGVVALGAFILT; this is translated from the coding sequence GTGACGCCGTACCAGGACGCGGCCGTCCTGCTCGCAGGCCTGGCCGCCGGCGCCATCAACACGCTGGTGGGGTCGGGGACGCTGATCACGTTCCCGACCCTGCTGGCGTTCGGCATCCCGCCCGTGACCGCGAACGTCTCCAACACCGTGGGGCTGGTGCCCGGCTCGGTGTCCGGCGCGATCGGCTACCGCCGCGAGCTGGACGGTCAGCGGGGCCGGGTGCTCCGCCTCGTCGTCGCCTCGCTGCTGGGCGGCCTGGCGGGTGGCCTGCTGCTGCTGGGATTCCCCGGCGCGTTCGGTGCGATCGTGCCGGCCCTGATCCTGCTCGGGCTGGTGCTGGTGGTCTTCCAGCCGCGGATCTCCGCGTGGGTGGCCCGACGCCACGAGGCACACGGCGGCCTCCCGCACCACGGCGCGTGGTGGGTGTGGCCGGCGGTGGCGCTGACCGGCGTGTACGGCGGCTACTTCGGCGCCGCCCAGGGCGTGCTGCTGATGGCGGTGCTCGGCATCGGCGTCGAGGAGTCGATGCAGCGGCTGAACGCGGTGAAGAACGTGCTGGCCGCGATCGTCAACGGCGTCGCGGGGCTGTTGTTCGTCCTGGTCGCCCACGTGGACTGGCAGGTCGTCGTGCTGATCGGGGTCGGCTCGGTCATCGGCGGCCAGATCGGCGCCACCGTCGGGCGCCGGCTGCCCGCCTCGGTGCTGCGCGGCTTCATCGTGGTGGTGGGCGTGGTGGCGCTCGGCGCCTTCATCCTCACCTAG
- a CDS encoding glycerophosphodiester phosphodiesterase: MTPLVSAHGAGLGQDPDGDPLTALERVAGLGADFVELDVRRCRDGALVVAHDRELLVDGGTRRLAGLTGAEALAAAPGLLRYETALDVLRGRARAHLDLKLRSQDSVHELAAVERAVEALGADRVLVTTGNVHTVQAVRAWARGRHPGLLAALSVGGSVAGRPPAVQLRAVRDQLLPGHLLAESGADAVAANHWLALLTVARLARRRRLPLAVWTVDHDRWLRHWLRPGRAWLVVTNRPARALELRGGAGAGAPDGAPGGAR; the protein is encoded by the coding sequence CTGACGCCCCTCGTCAGCGCCCATGGGGCCGGTCTCGGCCAGGACCCCGACGGCGACCCGCTCACCGCGCTCGAGCGGGTCGCCGGGCTGGGCGCGGACTTCGTCGAGCTGGACGTACGCCGCTGCCGGGACGGCGCGCTCGTGGTCGCGCACGACCGTGAGCTGCTCGTCGACGGCGGCACCCGGCGGCTGGCGGGGCTGACCGGCGCGGAGGCCCTGGCCGCCGCGCCCGGCCTGCTGCGCTACGAGACCGCGCTCGACGTGCTTCGCGGTCGGGCCCGGGCCCACCTGGACCTGAAGCTCCGCTCCCAGGACTCGGTGCACGAGCTGGCGGCGGTCGAGCGGGCGGTCGAGGCGCTCGGTGCCGATCGCGTCCTGGTCACCACCGGCAACGTGCACACGGTCCAGGCCGTCCGCGCCTGGGCGCGCGGGCGGCATCCGGGCCTGCTGGCGGCGCTGAGCGTCGGCGGCTCGGTGGCCGGGCGGCCGCCGGCGGTCCAGCTGCGCGCCGTCCGCGACCAGCTCCTCCCGGGCCACCTCCTGGCCGAGTCCGGGGCCGACGCCGTGGCGGCCAACCACTGGCTGGCCCTGCTGACGGTGGCGCGGCTGGCGCGCCGGAGACGACTGCCCCTCGCGGTGTGGACCGTCGACCACGACCGGTGGCTCCGCCACTGGCTGCGCCCGGGGCGCGCCTGGCTGGTGGTGACCAACCGGCCGGCGCGGGCGCTGGAGCTCCGCGGCGGTGCCGGTGCCGGTGCCCCCGACGGTGCCCCCGGCGGTGCTAGGTGA
- a CDS encoding catalase, with protein MENGAPAPSDRNSLTLGPDGPILLHDVHFLNQMAHFNRERIPERNVHAKGSGAFGVFETTEDVSAYTKAALFQPGVTTEMLARFSTVAGEQGAPDTWRDPRGFALKFYTSEGNYDLVGNNTPIFFVRDTMKFPHFIRSQKRRGGSGLRDNNMQWDFWTLNPESAHQVTYLMGDRGIPRTLRHMNGYGSHTYLWMNAAGEKHWVKYHFHSDQGVEGLADADATRIAGEDADFHRRDLYTAIARQEFPSWTLSVQLMPYDDAKTYRINPFDLTKVWPHSDYPLVKVGTMTLNRNPENFFAEIEQAAFEPSAIVPGIGFSPDKMLLGRAFAYADTHRYRIGPNYHQLPVNRPRVPVNTYTQDGPMAFEHRADDPVYAPNSFGRGYADEVGVATDGWEADGAMVRQAYTLRPDDDDWSQAGRLVREVWNDDQREQFVQTAAGHLLAGVEGDVLERAFAYWRNVDAETGKRIEQLVRSKSEGDMPGGQPDRAKADAAEPVVESHTQARS; from the coding sequence ATGGAGAACGGCGCCCCCGCGCCCAGCGACCGCAACTCGCTGACCCTCGGGCCGGACGGGCCGATCCTGCTGCACGACGTGCACTTCTTGAACCAGATGGCGCACTTCAACCGGGAGCGGATCCCGGAGCGCAACGTGCACGCCAAGGGCTCCGGCGCCTTCGGCGTCTTCGAGACCACCGAGGACGTGTCCGCCTACACCAAGGCCGCGCTCTTCCAGCCGGGCGTCACGACCGAGATGCTCGCCCGCTTCTCGACCGTGGCCGGCGAGCAGGGTGCCCCCGACACCTGGCGCGACCCGCGCGGCTTCGCGCTGAAGTTCTACACCTCCGAGGGCAACTACGACCTGGTCGGCAACAACACCCCGATCTTCTTCGTCCGCGACACGATGAAGTTCCCGCACTTCATCCGCAGCCAGAAGCGCCGCGGCGGCTCCGGGCTGCGCGACAACAACATGCAGTGGGACTTCTGGACGCTGAACCCGGAGTCGGCCCACCAGGTGACCTACCTGATGGGCGACCGCGGCATCCCCAGGACGCTCCGGCACATGAACGGCTACGGCTCTCACACCTACCTGTGGATGAACGCTGCCGGGGAGAAGCACTGGGTGAAGTACCACTTCCACAGCGACCAGGGCGTCGAGGGACTCGCCGACGCCGACGCGACCCGGATCGCCGGCGAGGACGCCGACTTCCACCGGCGCGACCTCTACACCGCCATCGCCCGTCAGGAGTTCCCGAGCTGGACCCTCTCGGTGCAGCTGATGCCGTACGACGACGCGAAGACCTACCGGATCAACCCGTTCGACCTGACCAAGGTGTGGCCGCACAGCGACTACCCGCTGGTCAAGGTCGGCACGATGACGCTGAACCGCAACCCGGAGAACTTCTTCGCCGAGATCGAGCAGGCCGCCTTCGAGCCGAGCGCGATCGTGCCGGGCATCGGCTTCAGCCCCGACAAGATGCTGCTCGGTCGCGCGTTCGCCTACGCCGACACCCACCGCTACCGGATCGGCCCGAACTACCACCAGCTCCCGGTGAACCGGCCTCGGGTGCCGGTGAACACCTACACCCAGGACGGGCCGATGGCCTTCGAGCACCGGGCCGACGACCCGGTCTACGCCCCCAACTCCTTCGGCCGCGGGTACGCCGACGAGGTGGGCGTCGCGACCGACGGCTGGGAGGCCGACGGCGCCATGGTCCGCCAGGCCTACACGCTGCGCCCCGACGACGACGACTGGTCACAGGCCGGCAGGCTGGTGCGCGAGGTCTGGAACGACGACCAGCGCGAGCAGTTCGTGCAGACCGCCGCCGGCCACCTGCTGGCCGGGGTGGAGGGCGACGTGCTCGAGCGAGCGTTCGCCTACTGGAGGAACGTCGACGCCGAGACCGGCAAGCGGATCGAGCAGCTCGTGCGGTCGAAGTCCGAGGGAGACATGCCCGGGGGCCAGCCCGACCGGGCGAAGGCCGACGCGGCCGAGCCGGTGGTCGAGTCGCACACCCAGGCCCGCAGCTGA
- a CDS encoding ABC transporter ATP-binding protein, which translates to MSLIEVKDLERTFTVRAKGPGRRRTTREVRAVHDLSFAVEAGEMVGYIGPNGAGKSTTIKMLTGILVPTSGHLRVSGLEPSRHRTELARRIGVVFGQRTTLWWDLPLRDSFELLRKIYRVPEDRHRRNLGEYLELLDLGDLLDTPVRQLSLGQRMRGDIVAALLHDPEILYLDEPTIGLDVVSKGRLREFLRTLNVERGTTLLLTTHDLQDIEALCRRVIVIDHGTAVFDGDLAGLHREGGSTRTLVVDLVDEAPPISVPGAQVRRIEGPRQWLSFATDASAAPIVAAVAASYDVADLSIQEPDIEDVIRDLYSR; encoded by the coding sequence ATGTCGCTCATCGAGGTCAAGGACCTGGAGCGCACCTTCACCGTGCGCGCCAAGGGCCCCGGCCGGCGTCGCACGACTCGCGAGGTGCGGGCCGTGCACGACCTGTCGTTCGCGGTGGAGGCGGGCGAGATGGTGGGCTACATCGGCCCGAACGGCGCCGGCAAGTCCACGACGATCAAGATGCTCACCGGGATCCTGGTGCCCACCTCCGGCCACCTGCGCGTCTCCGGGCTCGAGCCGAGCCGGCACCGGACCGAGCTCGCCCGGCGCATCGGGGTGGTCTTCGGGCAGCGCACCACCTTGTGGTGGGACCTGCCGCTGCGCGACTCCTTCGAGCTGCTGCGCAAGATCTACCGGGTCCCCGAGGACCGCCACCGGCGCAACCTCGGCGAGTACCTCGAGCTGCTGGACCTCGGCGACCTGCTCGACACCCCGGTCCGCCAGCTCAGCCTCGGCCAGCGGATGCGCGGAGACATCGTGGCGGCGCTGCTGCACGACCCCGAGATCCTCTACCTCGACGAGCCCACCATCGGGCTGGACGTCGTCAGCAAGGGCCGGCTGCGGGAGTTCCTGCGCACGCTCAACGTCGAGCGCGGCACCACCCTGCTGCTGACCACCCACGACCTGCAGGACATAGAGGCGCTGTGCCGGCGGGTGATCGTGATCGACCACGGCACCGCGGTCTTCGACGGGGACCTGGCCGGGCTGCACCGCGAGGGTGGCTCCACCCGCACCCTCGTGGTCGACCTGGTCGACGAGGCTCCCCCGATCTCGGTGCCGGGGGCGCAGGTGCGCCGGATCGAGGGCCCGCGGCAGTGGCTGTCGTTCGCCACCGACGCCAGCGCGGCGCCGATCGTGGCGGCCGTCGCGGCGTCGTACGACGTCGCCGACCTCTCGATCCAGGAGCCCGACATCGAGGACGTGATCCGCGACCTCTACTCGCGCTAG
- a CDS encoding ABC transporter permease: MAERAPWPGGPLADYRAIAGMWVRASLAYRASFWVMTVGGALVTGLDFVGLWLMFHTIDTLGGFTLPEIGLLYGATGLGIGVADLLIGSVERIGVHVRMGTLDTMMVRPVPLLVQVCADRFQLRRLSRIVQALVVFGWAAWSVDWTPSRVLVALMMVVCSSTIFFCLFVVFSCVQFWTSDASEFANAFTYGGNTITQYPLTVFPRELVKSLTFVLPLAFVNWYPCLYLLGRPDPFGLPDWLQLAAPVPALVLVAVTALVWRTGVRHYTSTGS; the protein is encoded by the coding sequence GTGGCTGAGCGTGCCCCGTGGCCGGGTGGGCCGCTGGCGGACTACCGCGCGATCGCCGGGATGTGGGTCCGAGCCTCGCTCGCCTACCGCGCCTCGTTCTGGGTGATGACGGTCGGTGGCGCCCTGGTCACCGGCCTCGACTTCGTCGGGCTGTGGCTGATGTTCCACACCATCGACACCCTCGGCGGCTTCACCCTCCCCGAGATCGGCCTGTTGTACGGCGCCACCGGACTCGGCATCGGGGTCGCCGACCTGCTCATCGGAAGCGTCGAGCGGATCGGCGTGCACGTGCGGATGGGCACCCTGGACACGATGATGGTGCGACCCGTGCCGCTGCTGGTGCAGGTCTGCGCCGACCGGTTCCAGCTGCGCCGGCTCTCCCGGATCGTCCAGGCACTGGTGGTGTTCGGGTGGGCCGCATGGTCCGTCGACTGGACGCCGTCGCGCGTGCTGGTGGCGCTGATGATGGTCGTGTGCTCCTCGACGATCTTCTTCTGCCTGTTCGTGGTCTTCTCGTGCGTGCAGTTCTGGACCAGTGATGCCAGCGAGTTCGCCAACGCGTTCACCTACGGGGGCAACACGATCACGCAGTACCCGCTCACCGTCTTCCCGCGCGAGCTGGTGAAGTCGCTGACGTTCGTGCTGCCGCTGGCGTTCGTCAACTGGTACCCCTGTCTCTACCTGCTCGGGCGGCCGGACCCGTTCGGGCTGCCCGACTGGCTGCAGCTCGCCGCCCCCGTGCCCGCGCTCGTCCTGGTCGCGGTCACCGCCCTGGTGTGGCGCACCGGGGTCCGCCACTACACCTCCACCGGGAGCTGA
- a CDS encoding ABC transporter permease produces MTGPGLHVAIATRAFRRYSTYRAATLAGIFTNSVFGVIYSYAYLALWDQRPHAGGYDAGDAVTYVWIGQALLMTVAVWGGGTTDDLAERIRNGDVAVDLYRPVGLLGWYLAGDLGRAAYHLLTRGLAPTVIGWLVFHDLFRWPGSPVAAAGAMASIALAVVVSFAMRFLFASTSFWLLDAQGARLLGGVLALFFSGMMLPLVIFPGALRTVALALPWASYLQTPADIWLGQRAGWGLVTGLGLQLLWALVLLGCCQLVLAAATRKVVVQGG; encoded by the coding sequence GTGACCGGCCCGGGGCTGCACGTCGCGATCGCGACCCGGGCGTTCCGCCGCTACTCGACGTACCGGGCCGCCACGCTCGCCGGGATCTTCACCAACTCCGTCTTCGGGGTGATCTACTCCTACGCCTACCTGGCGTTGTGGGACCAGCGGCCGCACGCCGGCGGCTACGACGCCGGCGACGCGGTCACCTACGTGTGGATCGGTCAGGCACTGCTCATGACCGTGGCGGTGTGGGGCGGCGGCACCACCGACGACCTCGCCGAGCGGATCCGCAACGGCGACGTCGCCGTGGACCTCTACCGGCCGGTCGGGCTGTTGGGGTGGTATCTCGCCGGGGACCTCGGGCGGGCCGCCTACCACCTGCTGACCCGCGGCCTGGCGCCCACGGTGATCGGCTGGCTGGTGTTCCACGACCTCTTCCGCTGGCCCGGCTCCCCCGTCGCGGCAGCCGGGGCGATGGCCAGCATCGCGCTCGCGGTGGTGGTCAGCTTCGCGATGCGGTTCCTCTTCGCCAGCACGTCGTTCTGGCTGCTCGACGCGCAGGGCGCGCGGCTGCTCGGCGGCGTGCTCGCGCTGTTCTTCAGCGGCATGATGCTGCCGCTGGTGATCTTCCCGGGCGCGCTCCGGACGGTCGCCCTCGCGCTGCCCTGGGCCTCCTACCTCCAGACGCCGGCGGACATCTGGCTCGGACAGCGCGCCGGCTGGGGGCTGGTCACCGGGCTGGGGCTCCAGCTGCTCTGGGCGCTGGTGCTGCTGGGCTGCTGTCAGCTGGTCCTCGCCGCCGCGACCCGCAAGGTGGTGGTCCAGGGTGGCTGA
- a CDS encoding CAP domain-containing protein, with protein MSRRLGCARRRPLPVRWFAGPVTLLVTTLVTTLVTTLVIPAAATSAAVAPAGAASSVSRPAATGQRQATIDLHLYESRVLALVNRRRTGHGRRPVHRISPCVDRLSERWAAHLAETGGFYHRDQHVVLRRCHMHWAGEALARGTAMRAGQAVRAWMASPEHRAVILKRRARRAGLGVRLDSQGRVVLVLNFADPRA; from the coding sequence GTGAGTCGACGACTGGGCTGCGCCCGCCGACGCCCCCTCCCCGTGCGCTGGTTCGCCGGCCCGGTCACCCTTCTTGTCACGACCCTGGTCACGACCCTGGTCACGACCCTGGTCATCCCGGCGGCCGCCACCTCCGCCGCCGTCGCGCCGGCCGGCGCCGCGTCCTCGGTGTCCCGCCCCGCCGCGACCGGGCAGCGGCAGGCGACGATCGACCTCCATCTGTACGAGTCCCGGGTGCTCGCCCTGGTCAACCGCCGCCGCACCGGGCACGGCCGTCGCCCCGTGCACCGGATCAGCCCGTGCGTGGACCGCCTCTCCGAGCGGTGGGCGGCCCACCTCGCGGAGACCGGCGGCTTCTACCACCGCGACCAGCACGTCGTGCTGCGCCGCTGCCACATGCACTGGGCCGGCGAGGCGCTGGCCCGCGGCACCGCCATGCGGGCCGGGCAGGCGGTCCGCGCGTGGATGGCCTCGCCGGAGCACCGCGCGGTCATCCTCAAGCGGCGGGCGAGACGCGCCGGCCTCGGCGTCCGGCTGGACTCCCAGGGCCGGGTGGTCCTGGTCCTGAACTTCGCCGACCCCCGGGCGTGA
- a CDS encoding class F sortase: MTGRGRRTAALAAAGSVLMICGLVAWFLQAPGSGTTAQRPGSAESSASTGATGAATSGAAPEAAPAAWVPGAPRRVVIPALHVDAPVLPIKAPGGILVPPSDPQELGWWAGGARPGAARGTALVTGHTVHTGGGALDDLETLRRGDRVLVRTDRGRIHYVVKRVAVYSKGAVAKHARRLFSQRVRGRLVLVTCEDWNGERYLSNVVVVATPVAE; this comes from the coding sequence GTGACCGGCCGCGGCCGCCGTACCGCTGCGTTGGCCGCGGCCGGCTCCGTCCTCATGATCTGCGGACTGGTCGCCTGGTTCCTCCAGGCGCCCGGGTCCGGGACGACCGCCCAGCGACCGGGTTCGGCGGAGTCGAGCGCGTCGACCGGGGCGACCGGGGCGGCGACCTCCGGCGCCGCCCCCGAGGCGGCGCCGGCGGCGTGGGTGCCCGGGGCGCCGCGACGCGTGGTGATCCCGGCGCTGCACGTGGACGCACCGGTGCTCCCGATCAAGGCGCCCGGCGGCATCCTGGTGCCGCCCAGCGACCCGCAGGAGCTCGGCTGGTGGGCCGGGGGAGCGCGGCCCGGGGCGGCTCGGGGCACTGCCCTCGTCACCGGGCACACGGTGCACACCGGTGGCGGCGCTCTCGACGACCTGGAGACGCTGCGCCGCGGCGACCGGGTGCTGGTGCGCACCGATCGTGGCCGCATCCACTACGTCGTCAAGCGCGTCGCGGTCTACAGCAAGGGCGCGGTGGCGAAGCACGCCCGACGGCTGTTCAGCCAGCGGGTCCGGGGCCGGCTGGTGCTGGTCACCTGCGAGGACTGGAACGGTGAGCGCTACCTGAGCAACGTGGTGGTGGTGGCCACGCCGGTGGCGGAATAG
- a CDS encoding LLM class flavin-dependent oxidoreductase — translation MQIGVFTVGDVTTDPTTGRTPTEHERIKATVAIARKAEEIGLDVFATGEHHNPPFIASAPTTTLAYVGAQTERIILSTATTLITTTDPVLIAEDYAKLQHLTDGRVDLMMGRGNTGPVYPWFGKDIRHGLDLAVENYALLHRLWREDVVNWEGRFRTPLQGFTSTPRPLDGVPPFVWHGSIRSPEIAEQAAYYGDGFFHNHIFWPASHTRAMVDLYRRRFEHYGHGPADTAIVGLGGQFFMRRNSQEAREEFRPYFDNAPVYGHGPSLEDFTEQTPLTVGSPQQVLERTLSFRDYAGDYQRQLFLVDHAGLPLKTVLEQLDLLGEILPELRAGFAEGRPAHVPDAPTHASLVAAAREQEAVTA, via the coding sequence ATGCAGATCGGCGTCTTCACGGTCGGGGACGTCACCACCGACCCCACGACGGGCCGGACGCCGACCGAGCACGAGCGGATCAAGGCGACCGTCGCGATCGCCAGGAAGGCCGAGGAGATCGGCCTCGACGTCTTCGCCACCGGTGAGCACCACAACCCGCCGTTCATCGCCTCGGCGCCGACCACCACGCTTGCCTACGTCGGTGCGCAGACCGAGCGGATCATCCTGTCCACCGCCACCACGCTGATCACCACGACCGACCCGGTGCTGATCGCCGAGGACTACGCGAAGCTCCAGCACCTGACCGACGGCCGGGTCGACCTGATGATGGGGCGCGGCAACACCGGCCCCGTCTACCCGTGGTTCGGCAAGGACATCCGCCACGGGCTCGACCTCGCGGTCGAGAACTACGCGCTGCTGCACCGGCTGTGGCGCGAGGACGTCGTGAACTGGGAGGGTCGCTTCCGCACCCCGCTGCAGGGCTTCACCTCCACCCCGCGGCCGCTGGACGGCGTCCCCCCGTTCGTGTGGCACGGCTCGATCCGCAGCCCCGAGATCGCCGAGCAGGCCGCCTACTACGGCGACGGGTTCTTCCACAACCACATCTTCTGGCCGGCGTCGCACACGAGGGCGATGGTCGACCTCTACCGGCGCCGCTTCGAGCACTACGGCCACGGGCCCGCCGACACCGCGATCGTCGGCCTGGGCGGTCAGTTCTTCATGCGCCGCAACAGCCAGGAGGCCCGGGAGGAGTTCCGCCCGTACTTCGACAACGCGCCGGTCTACGGCCACGGGCCGTCCCTGGAGGACTTCACCGAGCAGACCCCGCTGACCGTCGGATCCCCGCAGCAGGTGCTCGAGCGCACGCTCTCGTTCCGCGACTACGCCGGCGACTACCAGCGCCAGCTCTTCCTGGTCGACCACGCGGGCCTGCCGCTGAAGACCGTGCTGGAGCAGCTCGACCTGCTCGGCGAGATCCTGCCGGAGCTGCGTGCCGGGTTCGCCGAGGGCCGACCGGCGCACGTCCCGGACGCCCCCACGCACGCCTCGCTCGTGGCCGCCGCGCGCGAGCAGGAAGCGGTGACCGCATGA
- a CDS encoding FMN reductase has product MTSLVVVSAGLSTPSSTRLLAGRLTAATVEALEEAEVTHVELRDLAHELTDRLLTGFPGPALSGAVEAVRRADGLIAVTPVFAASYSGLFKMFFDVLDPGLLDGKPVLVAATAGTPRHSLVLEHALRPLFAYLRAVVVPTGVFAATDDFAGTDLDTRVSRAAGELAALVGKVRSQDGGQRRRTVEDELDDPTPFEELLRRASQG; this is encoded by the coding sequence ATGACGTCGCTCGTCGTGGTCTCCGCCGGCCTCTCGACCCCGTCCTCCACCCGTCTGCTCGCCGGGCGGCTGACCGCCGCGACCGTCGAGGCGCTGGAGGAGGCCGAGGTGACCCACGTCGAGCTGCGCGACCTCGCCCACGAGCTGACCGACCGGCTGCTCACCGGCTTCCCGGGGCCGGCACTGTCCGGGGCCGTCGAGGCGGTACGCCGGGCCGACGGTCTGATCGCGGTCACGCCTGTCTTCGCCGCGTCGTACTCCGGGCTGTTCAAGATGTTCTTCGACGTGCTGGACCCCGGGCTGCTCGACGGCAAGCCGGTGCTGGTCGCCGCGACCGCCGGCACCCCGCGGCACTCGCTGGTGCTCGAGCACGCCCTGCGACCGCTGTTCGCCTACCTGCGCGCGGTCGTGGTGCCGACCGGGGTGTTCGCCGCGACCGACGACTTCGCGGGCACCGACCTGGACACAAGGGTCAGCCGGGCCGCCGGCGAGCTCGCGGCCCTGGTCGGCAAGGTCCGCAGCCAGGACGGCGGGCAACGGCGCCGGACCGTCGAGGACGAGCTCGATGATCCGACGCCGTTCGAGGAGCTGCTGCGCAGGGCCTCCCAGGGCTGA
- a CDS encoding YbhB/YbcL family Raf kinase inhibitor-like protein — MSLDRPVSPNPYDLLPQVPSFTVTSDDVTDGRPLKDDQVAAKGDTSPQLSWSGAPQGTKSYTVTCFDPDAPTPSGFWHWVLVDLPAECTSLPAGIGSEAADLPGNAFMCRNDVGTKAFTGAAPPEGDQVHRYFFVVHAVTEDSLGVDSDASPAVVSFNLAFKTAGRAILQGTYQH; from the coding sequence ATGAGTCTCGACCGCCCGGTCTCCCCCAACCCCTACGACCTGCTTCCCCAGGTGCCCTCGTTCACCGTCACCAGCGACGACGTCACCGACGGTCGGCCGCTCAAGGACGACCAGGTCGCCGCCAAGGGCGACACCTCCCCCCAGCTCTCCTGGTCCGGGGCGCCCCAGGGCACCAAGAGCTACACGGTGACCTGCTTCGACCCCGACGCCCCGACCCCCAGCGGCTTCTGGCACTGGGTGCTGGTCGACCTTCCGGCCGAGTGCACCTCGCTGCCGGCGGGCATCGGCTCGGAGGCGGCCGACCTGCCCGGCAACGCGTTCATGTGCCGCAACGACGTCGGGACCAAGGCGTTCACGGGCGCCGCGCCCCCGGAGGGGGACCAGGTGCACCGCTACTTCTTCGTGGTGCACGCGGTCACCGAGGACAGCCTCGGTGTCGACTCCGACGCGTCCCCGGCCGTGGTCTCGTTCAACCTCGCGTTCAAGACCGCGGGCCGGGCGATCCTCCAGGGCACCTACCAGCACTGA